Proteins encoded by one window of Arachis ipaensis cultivar K30076 chromosome B04, Araip1.1, whole genome shotgun sequence:
- the LOC107638688 gene encoding probable long-chain-alcohol O-fatty-acyltransferase 5, whose translation MRHLMEGEALNLIMVWTTAAATVCYCRTIGNFIPKGGSSRFAAIFPAIVILLLLPLRVTSVHLGGPTAFILCWLTTFKLLLFSFGKGPLHHLLPLRQFVPLSLFPIKLQNYPPEIQRPSLNYAFPTAIVVLATLIPLYTAKQSLHPKFVLFLYSLHMYIGLEFIFFVFSFFTRKFLGVQLEPQFDQPYLSTSLQDFWGRRWNIVVHKVLQPTVYQPVVTAATRLLGTRWAPLPAILATFAVSAAMHELVFYYIKRERRGAWEPWEPSWDAICFFMLHGTCLAFEVAVKKWLRARGSKWRLPGVVSWILTVAFVYETALRLFFPALARCRVYEKAMGELNAVVEFGKEVYGVLRFACFHVTRNVE comes from the exons ATGAGGCATTTAATGGAAGGAGAAGCGTTGAACTTGATAATGGTATGGACAACAGCAGCAGCAACAGTATGCTACTGCCGTACGATCGGAAACTTCATCCCAAAGGGAGGGTCTTCAAGATTCGCCGCTATATTCCCCGCCATAgtgatcctcctcctcctccctctCCGAGTCACCTCCGTCCACCTCGGCGGCCCCACCGCCTTCATCCTCTGCTGGCTCACCACCTTCAAGCTCCTCCTCTTCTCCTTCGGAAAAGGTCCCCTCCACCACCTCCTCCCCCTCCGCCAGTTCGTCCCCCTCTCCCTCTTCCCTATCAAATTACAAAACTACCCTCCTGAAATTCAAAGACCATCCCTCAACTACGCTTTCCCCACAGCGATTGTGGTGTTAGCCACTCTCATCCCTCTCTATACTGCCAAACAGAGTCTTCATCCAAAGTTCGTGTTGTTCTTGTACAGTCTCCACATGTACATTGGTCTCGAGTTCATCTTCTTCGTCTTCTCCTTCTTCACACGGAAGTTTCTCGGTGTTCAGCTGGAGCCGCAGTTCGACCAGCCTTACTTGTCCACGTCGTTGCAGGATTTCTGGGGGAGAAGGTGGAACATCGTGGTCCACAAAGTCTTGCAGCCCACGGTGTACCAGCCCGTCGTGACTGCCGCCACCCGTCTCCTTGGAACGAGGTGGGCGCCGCTCCCCGCGATACTCGCCACTTTTGCGGTGTCTGCCGCCATGCACGAGCTCGTGTTCTATTACATCAAGCGTGAGAGGCGCGGCGCGTGGGAACCGTGGGAGCCTTCCTGGGATGCCATTTGTTTCTTTATGCTTCACGGGACTTGTTTGGCTTTTGAG GTGGCAGTGAAGAAGTGGCTGAGGGCCAGGGGGAGCAAGTGGCGTCTGCCGGGAGTGGTGTCGTGGATTTTGACAGTGGCGTTTGTGTACGAGACAGCGTTGCGGCTGTTTTTTCCGGCGCTGGCAAGGTGCCGGGTTTATGAAAAGGCCATGGGAGAGCTGAATGCGGTAGTGGAGTTTGGGAAGGAAGTTTATGGCGTTTTGAGGTTTGCTTGTTTTCACGTGACTAGAAATGTAGAATGA
- the LOC107638689 gene encoding rho GDP-dissociation inhibitor 1 — translation MLSIGVGLNSKNIMGGAADDNTPSRGYESGDEGASGGGEGGTLRRHRSESSIVATEDEDDDHDKKIELGPQCTLKEQLEKDKDDESLRRWKEQLLGSVDINSVGETLEPEVKILSLAIKTAGRPDIVLPIPEGGTPNGLWFTLKEGSKYRLMFTFQVLNNIVSGLKYTNTVWKTGLKVDSTKEMIGTFSPQTEPYTHEMPEETTPSGIFARGTYVAKSKFVDDDNICYLEINYTFDIRKDWQ, via the exons ATGTTGAGCATTGGAGTGGgtttgaattccaaaaacatcatGGGAGGTGCCGCAGATGATAACACCCCTTCTCGGGGTTATGAGAGTGGCGATGAAGGAGCTTctggaggaggagaaggaggaacacTCAGAAGGCACAGGAGTGAGAGTTCCATTGTTGCAACagaggatgaagatgatgatcATGATAAGAAGATTGAATTGGGTCCTCAGTGCACTTTAAAGGAGCAGCTTGAAAAGGATAAG GATGATGAGAGCTTGAGGAGGTGGAAGGAGCAGCTTCTTGGAAGTGTTGACATCAATTCTGTTGGag AGACTCTGGAGCCAGAAGTGAAGATCTTGAGCCTTGCAATAAAGACAGCTGGTAGACCTGATATTGTTCTTCCAATACCAGAGGGAGGGACGCCGAATGGTTTGTGGTTTACTTTGAAAGAAGGTAGCAAATACAGGCTTATGTTCACTTTCCAGGTCCTCAATAACATTGTTTCAGGCCTCAAATACACCAACACTGTTTGGAAGACTGGTCTAAAGG TTGATAGCACGAAAGAGATGATTGGAACATTCAGCCCCCAAACAGAACCTTACACGCATGAGATGCCTGAAGAGACAACACCTTCTGGGATTTTTGCCAGAGGGACATATGTAGCTAAAAGCAAG TTTGTTGATGATGACAATATATGCTACTTGGAGATCAATTACACTTTTGATATCCGCAAGGACTGGCAATAG